A single genomic interval of Streptomyces sp. 1222.5 harbors:
- a CDS encoding STAS domain-containing protein, giving the protein MQKPAEYHKSLMTRGCLPRDGGSGPGPLPPGRLVVSYTSVGPWTRATVRGELDLNAGRQLQRALHRALTGSAEGLDLDLTRLDFCDCAGLNVLLDLRRQALRQHKTLTVSAAGPAVGRLLDLIGARELLADPGARSGRP; this is encoded by the coding sequence ATGCAGAAGCCGGCCGAGTACCACAAGTCCCTCATGACGCGAGGTTGTCTCCCGCGAGACGGAGGAAGCGGCCCCGGCCCCCTGCCGCCGGGCCGGCTGGTCGTCTCGTACACCTCGGTCGGGCCATGGACACGTGCGACGGTCCGCGGCGAACTCGACCTGAACGCCGGTCGCCAACTGCAACGAGCGCTGCACCGAGCGCTGACCGGTTCGGCCGAGGGCCTCGACCTGGACCTCACCAGACTCGACTTCTGCGACTGCGCGGGTCTGAACGTCCTGCTGGACCTGCGGCGGCAAGCCCTCCGGCAGCACAAGACCCTCACCGTCTCCGCCGCCGGCCCCGCGGTCGGGAGGCTGCTCGACCTCATCGGGGCGCGTGAGCTGCTCGCCGACCCGGGTGCGCGCTCCGGCCGGCCGTGA
- a CDS encoding SpoIIE family protein phosphatase — translation MTGQDKADVPGVESEAIPTGQITLEAIGVAAYAVDDQGRIVAVNTGAAQLLGRRTDELIGQDAHDLLHRGPSGQSLPATQCSMRQAFHAGRPAQADEDYFVHGDGSLLPISWMITPYAMGDHGTGALVVFHGLDKAHGTGPGTDQAAESLTDLERLSLLAETTTRLTSTLDVDEALRRLVALLLPRLADWVVIDLITEADEVWRTSVVQADGDVLVRHEDLQGPMPPIPEESPMPLSRALRGVASTLAGPETYRGAPDSGIAVEQRRLFEATGIHSAAIAPIRSTRDVLGALTLGRARKPGHFTVADLSLLEDIARRAALALDNARLYQRQRAVAETLQKHLLPQMPRVPGLQLTVRYLPAPDASQVGGDWYDAFTLSDGATALAIGDVVGHDLEAAAGMAQVRNMLRAYAWSQQDTPSRVTERLDEAIHHITDVAMATLIFARLAQTADGHWQLSWTNAGHPPPLLVTHDGLADYLTDGHGLLLGTGVHLPRPDATTVLPPGSTLLLYTDGLIEAPGEPLDEGLRRLRQHAAALAHRRLPSFTDQLLRRVRPPGHDDVALLALRIPPRSGAGDG, via the coding sequence ATGACGGGGCAGGACAAGGCGGATGTTCCCGGGGTTGAGTCCGAGGCGATACCCACCGGCCAGATCACCCTGGAGGCCATCGGCGTCGCCGCCTACGCGGTGGACGACCAGGGCCGTATCGTCGCCGTCAACACCGGCGCCGCACAGCTGCTCGGCCGACGCACCGACGAACTGATCGGCCAGGACGCCCACGACCTGCTGCATCGCGGGCCTTCGGGGCAATCGCTGCCCGCGACGCAGTGCAGTATGCGGCAGGCGTTCCACGCCGGACGTCCGGCACAGGCCGACGAGGACTACTTCGTCCATGGCGACGGGTCCCTGCTGCCCATCTCCTGGATGATCACCCCGTACGCCATGGGCGATCACGGAACCGGCGCGCTCGTGGTCTTCCACGGCCTCGACAAGGCGCACGGCACCGGACCGGGCACGGACCAGGCCGCCGAATCGCTGACCGACCTGGAACGGCTGTCCCTGCTCGCCGAGACCACCACGAGACTGACCTCCACCCTCGACGTCGACGAGGCGCTGCGCCGACTGGTGGCACTGCTCCTGCCCCGGCTGGCGGACTGGGTCGTCATCGATCTGATCACCGAGGCCGACGAGGTGTGGCGGACCTCGGTGGTGCAGGCGGACGGTGACGTTCTGGTGCGGCACGAGGACCTCCAGGGACCGATGCCGCCGATTCCCGAGGAGTCGCCGATGCCGCTGTCCCGTGCCCTGCGCGGTGTCGCCTCCACCCTGGCCGGACCCGAGACCTACCGGGGCGCCCCGGACTCCGGCATCGCGGTCGAACAGCGCCGGCTGTTCGAGGCCACCGGAATCCACTCGGCGGCCATCGCGCCCATCCGCAGCACCCGGGACGTCCTGGGTGCCCTGACGCTGGGCCGCGCCCGGAAGCCGGGACACTTCACCGTCGCCGACCTGTCCCTGCTGGAGGACATCGCCCGCCGGGCCGCCCTCGCGCTGGACAACGCCCGCCTCTACCAACGCCAGCGAGCGGTCGCCGAGACGCTGCAGAAGCACCTGCTGCCCCAGATGCCGCGCGTGCCCGGGCTCCAGTTGACCGTCCGCTATCTGCCCGCTCCGGACGCCTCACAGGTCGGTGGCGACTGGTACGACGCATTCACCCTGTCCGACGGGGCCACCGCCCTGGCCATCGGAGACGTCGTCGGCCACGATCTGGAGGCCGCGGCGGGCATGGCTCAGGTGCGCAACATGCTGCGCGCCTACGCCTGGTCCCAGCAGGACACGCCCAGCCGGGTCACCGAGCGGCTCGACGAGGCGATCCACCACATCACCGACGTGGCCATGGCCACCCTGATCTTCGCCCGCCTCGCCCAGACCGCCGACGGACACTGGCAACTGTCCTGGACCAACGCGGGCCACCCCCCACCGCTGCTCGTCACCCACGACGGGCTGGCGGATTACCTCACCGACGGCCACGGCCTGCTGCTGGGCACCGGGGTACACCTCCCCCGCCCGGACGCCACCACCGTGCTGCCACCCGGCTCGACCCTGCTGCTGTACACCGACGGCCTCATCGAAGCGCCCGGCGAGCCCCTCGACGAGGGCCTGCGCCGACTGCGGCAACACGCCGCCGCCCTCGCCCACCGCCGCCTGCCGTCCTTCACCGACCAGCTCCTGCGCCGTGTCCGCCCGCCGGGCCACGACGACGTCGCGCTCCTCGCCCTGCGCATCCCTCCACGAAGCGGTGCGGGCGACGGCTGA